A region from the Rheinheimera mangrovi genome encodes:
- a CDS encoding DUF6678 family protein — MDKLKKEIKSKNLAGLCNNTKWDELLTAFRANKWTVCNRSKWINGFISDWENDWFYHLPFPFVGVEWFDIKFVKTIFIIRDGGRFEKETNLKDEILNCLSDIGVEFEVASDFVRVWGYAPKCYQEFNG; from the coding sequence TTGGATAAGTTAAAAAAAGAAATAAAATCAAAGAACTTGGCTGGACTTTGCAACAACACAAAATGGGATGAACTATTAACTGCTTTTAGAGCGAATAAATGGACTGTATGTAATCGTTCTAAATGGATAAACGGTTTTATATCTGACTGGGAAAATGATTGGTTTTATCACCTCCCATTTCCATTCGTTGGTGTTGAGTGGTTTGACATTAAATTTGTAAAAACAATTTTTATCATCAGAGATGGCGGCAGGTTTGAGAAAGAAACAAATTTGAAAGATGAGATTCTAAATTGTCTTAGTGATATTGGCGTAGAGTTTGAAGTCGCATCTGATTTTGTTAGGGTCTGGGGTTATGCACCAAAGTGTTATCAAGAATTTAACGGGTAA
- the ltrA gene encoding group II intron reverse transcriptase/maturase — protein sequence MMDIASAKSQLRPLQQAVDEIQRHKVPNQPPSNPTSWMAQVLAKDNLIRALNQVKRNKGAAGVDGMTVDRLSDYLKQHWPALKEQLETGSYQPEAVKRVEIPKADGRKRKLGIPTVLDRFIQQAIAQVLSQHWESQFHNNSYGFRPMRSAHQAVNYAKALLLSGKGWVVDLDLDAFFDRVNHDRLMSKLRAQIQEPTLLKLVHRYLKAKIDHNGKQESCREGVPQGGPLSPLLANIVLNELDWELERRGHSFARYADDCQIYTGSKRAGERIKQSIERFIETSLRLKVNQAKSAVARPWERSFLGFTFSRRKDKRLKVTDKALDRLKDKLRELTRRTRGHNIGSVIADIRKALLGWKAYFGIAEVQSQLRDTDKWLRRKLRCYIWKQWGSKGYRMLRKAGVDRFLAWNTAKSAHGPWRLSKSPALYIALPNRYFTNMGLPTIAA from the coding sequence ATGATGGATATTGCATCTGCCAAGTCTCAACTGAGACCACTGCAGCAGGCAGTGGATGAAATTCAGCGCCATAAAGTACCAAACCAGCCACCAAGTAATCCAACATCATGGATGGCGCAGGTATTAGCAAAGGACAACCTGATCCGCGCCCTAAACCAAGTGAAACGTAACAAAGGAGCTGCAGGCGTTGATGGTATGACGGTAGATAGATTATCGGATTATCTCAAACAGCACTGGCCAGCGCTAAAAGAGCAGTTAGAGACAGGCAGTTACCAACCTGAAGCGGTAAAACGGGTCGAAATCCCCAAAGCAGATGGTCGTAAGCGCAAGCTTGGTATCCCAACAGTGCTGGATCGCTTTATTCAACAAGCGATAGCACAGGTACTAAGTCAACATTGGGAAAGCCAGTTTCATAACAACAGCTATGGATTCAGACCTATGCGCAGTGCGCATCAGGCAGTGAACTACGCAAAAGCCTTGCTGTTATCAGGCAAAGGTTGGGTAGTGGATCTGGATTTAGACGCGTTCTTCGACCGAGTTAATCATGACAGGTTGATGAGTAAGCTACGGGCGCAAATTCAAGAGCCAACGCTGCTAAAGCTGGTCCATCGTTATCTTAAGGCGAAGATTGATCACAATGGTAAACAGGAATCGTGTCGGGAGGGGGTACCGCAAGGTGGGCCACTATCGCCACTGCTTGCCAACATTGTGCTCAATGAATTGGACTGGGAGCTGGAGCGCCGCGGCCATTCGTTTGCCCGCTACGCCGACGACTGTCAGATTTACACTGGCAGCAAACGAGCGGGTGAACGAATAAAACAGAGCATAGAGCGCTTTATCGAAACAAGCCTGAGGCTCAAGGTAAATCAAGCGAAAAGTGCTGTAGCTCGGCCTTGGGAGCGAAGCTTCCTTGGTTTTACGTTCAGCCGCAGAAAAGACAAGAGACTAAAAGTGACCGACAAGGCACTGGACAGACTGAAAGACAAATTACGCGAGCTGACGCGTCGCACGAGGGGCCATAATATTGGCAGTGTTATCGCAGATATAAGAAAAGCCCTGCTTGGTTGGAAAGCGTACTTCGGTATAGCAGAAGTACAGAGTCAGCTGCGAGACACCGACAAATGGTTGCGGCGAAAGTTACGGTGTTATATCTGGAAGCAATGGGGTAGTAAGGGCTATCGCATGTTGAGGAAAGCAGGAGTTGATAGGTTCTTAGCTTGGAACACTGCAAAATCAGCCCATGGTCCTTGGCGCTTGAGCAAAAGCCCAGCGCTTTACATCGCCTTGCCTAACCGATATTTTACAAACATGGGGCTGCCCACCATAGCAGCATGA
- the bktB gene encoding beta-ketothiolase BktB, translating into MQLSDVVILAGARTAVGSFGGALSSLSPAQLGTAAAKAAISRSGVAAAQIDHAVFGHIITTGAEDAYLARHIALNSGLPVTSAAFNVNRLCGSALQAVISAAQLIQLGQSHIALAGGAESMSNGAYLLPAVRKGLRLGHAVSTDLTLGILSDPFGTGHMGLTAETIAAQYGFSRSELDSFAAESQRRATYAQQQGYFDEQIAPVSVQSRQSEVWVRKDEHLRPETTIDSLSTLKAAFKKDGLVTAGNASGLNDGAAALVLTSQSEANRLGVAPQARIVGYSFAGVEPALMGLGPIPAVQKLLAQTGISLNDIDVIESNEAFASQAMAVSQTLGFDPAKVNPNGGAIALGHPVGATGAILVVKTLAELQRTAGRFGLITMCIGGGQGIALMIERTAG; encoded by the coding sequence ATGCAACTTTCTGATGTGGTTATTCTTGCTGGTGCCCGCACTGCTGTTGGTAGTTTTGGTGGCGCGCTTTCATCATTAAGCCCCGCACAGCTTGGCACTGCTGCGGCTAAGGCTGCGATTAGCCGAAGTGGGGTGGCTGCAGCACAGATTGATCATGCAGTTTTTGGTCATATTATTACCACTGGTGCTGAAGATGCTTATCTGGCCCGTCATATTGCGTTGAATTCTGGTTTGCCCGTGACAAGTGCCGCTTTTAATGTCAATCGGTTGTGTGGTTCGGCGCTGCAGGCTGTTATTTCTGCTGCTCAGCTGATCCAATTAGGGCAAAGCCACATCGCTTTGGCCGGCGGCGCTGAAAGTATGAGCAACGGCGCTTATTTGCTGCCCGCTGTGCGCAAAGGTTTGCGATTAGGCCATGCTGTGTCCACAGATTTAACCTTAGGTATTTTATCCGACCCTTTTGGTACTGGCCATATGGGCCTGACTGCAGAGACTATCGCTGCTCAGTATGGTTTTAGCCGCAGTGAACTGGATAGTTTTGCTGCCGAAAGTCAGCGTCGCGCCACTTATGCACAACAACAAGGTTATTTTGACGAACAAATTGCTCCGGTTTCTGTTCAATCACGCCAGTCTGAAGTGTGGGTTCGCAAAGATGAGCACCTAAGACCTGAGACTACAATCGACAGCTTAAGCACACTCAAAGCCGCCTTTAAAAAAGACGGACTGGTCACAGCCGGCAATGCATCAGGTTTAAATGACGGTGCAGCTGCTTTGGTATTGACCAGTCAGAGTGAAGCCAATCGCCTTGGTGTGGCGCCACAAGCCCGAATTGTAGGGTACAGTTTTGCTGGTGTTGAACCTGCTCTGATGGGGCTGGGGCCAATACCAGCGGTACAGAAATTACTGGCACAGACGGGGATATCGCTTAATGACATTGATGTGATTGAGTCCAATGAGGCTTTTGCATCACAAGCGATGGCGGTCAGTCAGACGTTGGGGTTTGATCCTGCCAAAGTCAATCCAAACGGTGGTGCTATAGCGCTGGGGCATCCTGTAGGTGCAACAGGTGCAATTTTAGTGGTGAAAACTCTGGCCGAGTTGCAAAGAACAGCAGGGCGTTTTGGCTTAATCACTATGTGTATCGGCGGTGGACAGGGTATCGCTCTGATGATTGAACGTACCGCTGGATAG
- a CDS encoding alpha/beta hydrolase family protein yields MSSKNNYVDIVSAVHCEVWHYLVDGIQVEAVLMYPKQADKLPVVLYHRGGNRALSAMNFSGVARLLHFARHGYLVIASNYRGTDSWPLYKTDGSVEVAAQPIGQDEYGGQDVDDVVALLQLLKDYPQADSRRIGLYGVSRGGMMAFQVASRLPQVKALVVKSGVYDLAGQLLKRPRMDQTYRELIPGYSTGAKQLLDQRSPRYVINKIKTDLPILLLHGDQDDRVDVQQVLQMADVLKLQNRPHKLEVFEGGDHFLRSFNHQLDQQTFDWLKLYL; encoded by the coding sequence TTGAGTAGTAAAAACAATTATGTCGACATAGTGTCTGCTGTGCACTGTGAGGTTTGGCATTACCTGGTCGATGGTATTCAAGTCGAAGCTGTACTGATGTATCCGAAACAGGCTGATAAACTGCCTGTGGTCCTTTACCACAGAGGGGGGAATCGTGCTTTATCTGCCATGAATTTTAGTGGTGTTGCACGTTTACTTCATTTCGCCCGGCACGGTTATCTGGTGATTGCCAGCAATTATCGGGGCACCGACAGCTGGCCTTTGTACAAAACAGATGGTTCAGTGGAGGTGGCCGCTCAGCCTATAGGCCAGGATGAATATGGCGGGCAGGATGTGGATGATGTGGTTGCATTGCTGCAACTCCTTAAAGACTATCCTCAGGCGGATAGCCGTCGGATTGGGCTTTATGGCGTAAGCAGGGGCGGCATGATGGCGTTTCAGGTTGCTTCGCGTTTGCCGCAGGTTAAAGCTCTGGTGGTTAAATCCGGCGTGTATGATTTAGCGGGCCAACTGCTAAAGCGTCCTCGTATGGATCAAACCTATCGTGAGCTGATCCCCGGTTATTCAACTGGGGCAAAGCAGTTACTTGATCAACGCTCTCCTCGTTATGTGATCAACAAGATAAAAACAGATCTACCCATTTTACTTTTGCATGGTGATCAGGATGATCGGGTGGATGTGCAGCAGGTTTTACAAATGGCTGATGTGCTGAAGCTACAAAACAGGCCGCATAAGTTAGAGGTGTTTGAAGGGGGCGATCATTTCCTGCGCTCCTTTAACCATCAGCTTGATCAGCAAACTTTTGACTGGCTGAAACTGTATCTGTAA
- a CDS encoding acetyl-CoA hydrolase/transferase family protein, producing the protein MRCHSAEQALSLIQNDETIWCHSMAATPYAMLASLARVALDKQNLTLLSLHTEHSDVLAAAELQGHLRQRVFFVGRPSRPAVNAGLADYVPAFLSEIPKLFRSGEQKLDTAIIQVSPPDKHGLCSLGISVEATRAALQSAKKIIAQINPAMPRTHGDSFVHLTDFAAYVELESQIPLHLPAAQDPITAQIGRNVATLVRDGDCLQMGIGAIPDATLACLGDRQHLGIHTEMFSDGVLPLLEKGVFTNRNKKKHPGKIVTTFAMGSQALYNFVDDNPEVVFLDVAYTNDTAVIRQNPQVMAINSALQVDLSGQVCADSLGTRIYSGVGGQMDFVRGAALSEGGRSVIALPATAAGGTVSRISSLLAPGAGVVTTRAHVHYVVTEYGVANLRARSLTERARALIEIAAPQFREQLAKAAYDDWGLLV; encoded by the coding sequence ATGCGTTGTCATTCAGCCGAACAAGCTCTTTCGTTGATCCAAAATGATGAAACTATCTGGTGCCATTCAATGGCTGCAACCCCTTATGCCATGCTCGCCAGCCTAGCGAGGGTGGCACTTGATAAGCAGAATTTAACCTTACTCAGTTTACATACCGAACACAGCGACGTTTTAGCCGCCGCAGAACTGCAGGGACATTTACGTCAGCGGGTATTTTTTGTTGGCCGTCCCAGCCGACCTGCGGTCAATGCCGGACTAGCTGACTATGTTCCGGCTTTTTTATCGGAGATCCCTAAGTTATTCCGCAGCGGCGAACAGAAGCTTGATACCGCCATTATTCAGGTGTCTCCACCCGATAAACATGGCTTATGCAGCCTTGGTATTTCAGTGGAAGCCACCAGAGCTGCGTTGCAATCGGCGAAAAAAATCATAGCGCAGATCAATCCGGCTATGCCACGCACTCACGGCGACTCCTTTGTGCATCTGACTGACTTTGCGGCTTATGTTGAGCTGGAAAGTCAAATTCCTTTGCATCTGCCTGCAGCCCAGGATCCGATCACAGCGCAAATTGGCCGCAATGTCGCAACTTTAGTGCGGGATGGTGATTGTCTGCAGATGGGCATAGGTGCCATTCCTGATGCGACTTTAGCTTGCCTTGGCGACAGGCAACACTTAGGCATTCATACCGAGATGTTTTCCGATGGTGTGTTGCCGCTGCTGGAAAAAGGCGTGTTCACCAATCGCAATAAGAAAAAACATCCGGGCAAAATAGTCACCACTTTTGCGATGGGCAGCCAGGCTTTATATAACTTTGTTGATGACAACCCTGAAGTGGTGTTTTTGGATGTAGCCTACACCAACGATACCGCCGTGATCCGGCAAAACCCGCAGGTGATGGCGATCAATAGCGCTTTGCAGGTGGATTTGTCCGGTCAGGTCTGCGCGGATTCACTTGGCACCCGCATTTATTCTGGGGTAGGTGGCCAGATGGATTTTGTCCGTGGTGCCGCTTTGTCTGAAGGCGGACGTTCAGTGATTGCATTACCTGCCACAGCCGCTGGCGGCACAGTATCCCGCATTAGCTCTTTATTGGCACCGGGTGCTGGCGTGGTCACCACCCGTGCTCATGTGCATTATGTGGTGACTGAATATGGTGTGGCTAATTTGCGTGCACGTAGTTTAACCGAACGAGCCAGAGCTTTAATTGAGATAGCTGCACCACAATTCCGGGAGCAGTTGGCTAAAGCTGCTTATGACGATTGGGGCTTACTGGTTTAA
- a CDS encoding IS3 family transposase (programmed frameshift), whose protein sequence is MSSKRYPEEFRIEAVKQVVDRGHSVADVAKRLDITTHSLYAWIKKYGPDKQQHNDLADAQAEIKRLQKELKRATEERDIPKKSRGVLRKAVRLRYAFIKEHCDSWPVRWLCNMLDVHPSGYYAWSKASLSKRDKANRRLTGLIKQFWLESGCVYGYRKIHSDLRDFGESCGINRVYRLMQSEGLKAQVGYRKPRSRKGDSHIITPNRLQRQFNPLVPDEVWVTDITYIRTHEGWLYLAVVVDLFSRKVVGWSMHSQISKDIVLNALLMAVWRRQPKKQVMVHSDQGSQYTSHDWQAFLKTHGLQGSMSRRGNCHDNAVAESFFQLLKRERIKRKVYTTRDEARSDVFDYIEMFYNSKRKHGSNNLLSPVEYENRYQERLGSV, encoded by the exons ATGAGCAGTAAACGTTACCCCGAAGAATTCAGAATCGAAGCAGTTAAGCAGGTCGTTGATCGCGGCCATTCAGTTGCGGATGTTGCCAAACGGCTCGATATCACCACGCACAGCCTGTACGCCTGGATTAAAAAGTACGGTCCTGACAAACAACAGCATAATGATTTGGCTGACGCTCAGGCCGAGATTAAGCGACTGCAAAAAGAGCTGAAGCGAGCCACCGAAGAGCGCGACATTC CTAAAAAAAGCCGCGGCGTACTTCGCAAAGCTGTCCGACTAAGATACGCCTTCATTAAAGAACACTGCGACAGCTGGCCGGTGCGCTGGCTTTGTAACATGTTGGATGTGCATCCCAGTGGATACTATGCGTGGAGTAAGGCATCGCTGTCGAAACGCGATAAAGCAAACCGGCGGCTGACAGGATTAATAAAACAGTTTTGGCTGGAGTCTGGTTGTGTGTATGGCTACCGTAAAATTCATTCTGATTTACGTGATTTCGGCGAGTCTTGCGGCATTAACCGGGTATACCGGTTGATGCAATCCGAAGGGCTTAAAGCACAGGTTGGATATCGCAAACCCAGATCACGTAAGGGGGACAGCCATATCATTACGCCGAACCGCTTGCAGCGGCAGTTTAATCCGTTAGTGCCTGACGAGGTATGGGTAACTGATATCACGTACATCCGCACGCATGAGGGGTGGCTGTATTTGGCTGTGGTTGTGGATTTGTTCTCGCGCAAGGTTGTTGGCTGGTCGATGCATTCCCAAATCAGCAAAGATATTGTGCTGAACGCATTGCTGATGGCCGTGTGGCGACGTCAGCCTAAAAAACAGGTGATGGTTCACTCCGACCAAGGGAGCCAATACACCAGCCATGACTGGCAGGCATTCCTGAAAACTCATGGCTTACAAGGCAGCATGAGCAGACGCGGAAACTGTCATGACAATGCAGTGGCAGAAAGCTTCTTCCAGTTGTTAAAGCGAGAGCGGATCAAGCGGAAAGTCTACACGACGCGTGATGAGGCCAGAAGTGATGTGTTTGATTACATTGAAATGTTTTACAACAGTAAACGGAAACATGGTTCCAATAATCTGCTGTCACCGGTAGAGTATGAAAACCGTTACCAAGAACGGCTGGGAAGTGTCTAG
- a CDS encoding dipeptidyl-peptidase 3 family protein: MNYNKIMLALSLGGALALTACKPAPEQQTTQQTAATEQAAPAASATALVAGFEKRLDIYRTVDLTADLSTVSAQHKQMLGKLIEASEIMDQLFWKQAFAEDKQSFLGKITDAKTKAFADVNYGPWDRLQGDEVFLTGYAAKPLGAQFYPADMSKEEFEKTDFADKNGLYSIVQRDKDGKLVAVPYSQVYKTELTAAAELLKEAAALSADKDFANYLTMRAEALLTDNYQPSDFAWMAMKTNPIDLVIGPIETYEDQLFGYRAAFEAYVLVKDLAWSERLAKYAATLPALQKGLPVPEQYKTESPGSDADLNAYDVIYYAGHSNSGGKTIAINLPNDEQVQLEKGTRRLQLKNAMQAKFEHIMSPIADLLIAPSQRQHVTFDAFFNNVMFHEVAHGLGIKNTINNKGTVRQSLKELSGGLEEGKADILGLYMISQLSEQGLLPDAKMEDFYTTFMAGIFRSVRFGASSAHGKANMVCFNYFAEQGAFVRNDDGTYQVDYVKMKQAMTSLSQLILTLQGDGNYEGVASLMADKGVIKEQLAADLARLTTANIPVDIIFNQGQAVLGL, encoded by the coding sequence ATGAACTACAACAAAATAATGCTGGCGTTAAGTCTTGGCGGCGCTTTGGCTTTAACGGCCTGTAAACCTGCACCAGAACAACAAACCACACAACAAACTGCTGCTACAGAGCAAGCAGCGCCTGCTGCATCAGCAACTGCATTAGTGGCCGGCTTTGAAAAACGCCTGGATATCTACCGCACTGTGGATTTAACCGCTGATTTATCCACTGTGTCGGCTCAACATAAACAAATGCTGGGCAAATTAATTGAAGCTTCCGAAATCATGGACCAGTTATTCTGGAAACAAGCCTTTGCAGAAGATAAACAAAGCTTTTTAGGCAAAATAACGGATGCTAAAACCAAAGCTTTTGCCGATGTAAACTATGGCCCATGGGACAGATTACAAGGCGATGAGGTGTTTTTAACTGGCTATGCAGCTAAGCCTTTAGGCGCTCAGTTTTATCCAGCTGACATGAGCAAAGAAGAGTTTGAAAAAACTGACTTTGCCGATAAAAACGGCCTGTATTCAATAGTGCAGCGCGACAAAGACGGCAAATTAGTGGCCGTGCCTTATTCACAAGTCTACAAAACTGAGCTGACAGCAGCGGCTGAGTTGTTAAAAGAAGCCGCAGCTTTATCAGCAGATAAAGATTTTGCCAACTACCTGACGATGCGCGCTGAAGCCTTGTTAACTGACAACTATCAGCCGTCTGATTTTGCCTGGATGGCGATGAAAACCAACCCTATCGATCTGGTGATTGGCCCTATCGAAACTTATGAAGATCAGTTATTTGGTTACCGCGCTGCTTTTGAAGCTTATGTCCTGGTGAAAGATTTAGCTTGGAGTGAGCGTTTAGCCAAATACGCTGCCACTTTGCCAGCGCTGCAAAAAGGTCTGCCGGTGCCTGAGCAATACAAAACTGAAAGCCCGGGTTCGGACGCCGACTTAAATGCCTATGATGTGATTTATTACGCTGGTCATTCCAACTCGGGTGGTAAAACGATCGCCATTAACCTGCCGAACGATGAGCAGGTACAGCTGGAAAAAGGCACCCGCCGTTTGCAGTTAAAAAATGCGATGCAAGCTAAGTTTGAACACATTATGTCGCCTATTGCGGACTTACTGATCGCACCTTCGCAGCGCCAGCATGTGACTTTTGATGCCTTTTTTAACAACGTGATGTTCCATGAAGTGGCGCATGGTTTAGGTATTAAAAACACCATCAATAACAAAGGCACAGTACGTCAGAGCTTAAAAGAGCTGTCAGGTGGGCTGGAAGAAGGCAAAGCCGATATTCTGGGTTTGTATATGATTTCCCAGTTGTCAGAACAGGGCTTATTGCCTGATGCCAAAATGGAAGATTTTTACACCACCTTTATGGCCGGTATTTTCCGCTCAGTGCGTTTTGGCGCCTCCAGCGCGCACGGTAAAGCCAATATGGTGTGTTTTAACTATTTTGCCGAGCAGGGCGCTTTCGTTCGTAATGACGACGGCACCTATCAGGTGGATTACGTCAAAATGAAACAAGCTATGACTTCCTTGTCGCAGTTGATCCTGACCTTACAAGGCGATGGTAACTACGAAGGTGTAGCCTCATTGATGGCCGATAAAGGCGTGATTAAAGAGCAATTAGCCGCAGATTTAGCCCGTTTAACCACGGCTAATATTCCGGTCGATATTATCTTTAATCAGGGTCAAGCTGTGTTGGGTTTGTAA